In the Helianthus annuus cultivar XRQ/B chromosome 11, HanXRQr2.0-SUNRISE, whole genome shotgun sequence genome, one interval contains:
- the LOC110888403 gene encoding uncharacterized protein LOC110888403 translates to MPKYAKFLKDILSNKQKLEDMSYVVMNESCSAILQNRLPTKMGDPGSFTLPCLIGNMSVSHALADLGASINLMPYKVFTKLDLGESSPTRMSIRLADRSIKYPRGFVENMLVKIDKFVFPADFVILDMDEDSRVPLILGRSFLNTTRTIVDVATGQITLGVNDEHVTFDIKWSMQHPQSQDDALYYVDIVDTYVSTHFQGTIEEIDSDTHLLCGDLDGITQESHDFEQPVYQIDDDGSQSSDQFTKIDRENEEKSVEDPPSLELKELPPHLEYAFLDEERRLPILMEDEYKPCAQPQRRLNPKMQDVVKKEMIKLLDAGLIYPISDSVWVSPV, encoded by the exons atgccgaAGTATGCGAAGTTCTTAAAGGACATCCTCTCGAATAAGCAGAAGCTTGAGGATATGTCCTATGTGGTAATGAACGAAAGCTGCTCTGCCATTCTTCAAAATCGTCTACCCACAAAAATGGGAGATCCAGGCAGTTTCACGCTTCCTTGTTTGATAGGAAatatgtctgttagccatgcattggctgatTTGGGAGCGAGTATCAACCTTATGCCCTATAAGGTTTTTACAAAGTTGGATCTAGGTGAGTCGTCGCCTACACGTATGAGCATTCGACTAGCAGATCGTTCTATCAAGTATCCACGTGGATTTGTTGAGAATATGCTTGTTAAGATTGACAAGTTTGTGTTTCCAGCGGATTTTGTTATCCTGGATATGGATGAGGACTCTAGGGTGCCTTTGATTCTCGGACGTTCGTTCTTGAATACTACTCGGACCATTGTAGATGTAGCTACAGGGCAGATTACACTCGGAGTGAATGATGAGCATGTGACCTTTGATATCAAGTGGTCAATGCAGCACCCGCAGAGTCAGGATGATGCgctttactatgtcgacattgtTGACACGTATGTGAGCACACATTTCCAGGGCACGATAGaggagattgattcggacacacatCTGTTGTGTGGGGACCTAGATGGCATTACGCAGGAgagccacgatttcgagcagccagttTATCAGATTGATGATGATGGTTCCCAGAGTTCGGATCAGTTTACAAAGATCGATCGTGAGAATGAAGAAAAGTCGGTTGAAGATCCACCATCTTTGGAGCTTAAGGAGCTTCCGCCCCATTTGGAGTACGCATTTCTAGACGAGGAGCGTCGTTTGCCG attctgatggaagacgagtacaagcCCTGTGCACAGCCTCAGAGGCGGTTGAATCCAAAGATGCAAGATGTGGTGAAGAAAGAAAtgattaagttgttggatgccgGATTGATTTATCCTATAtctgactctgtgtgggtgagtcccGTGTAG